A window of the Bradyrhizobium ottawaense genome harbors these coding sequences:
- a CDS encoding acyltransferase family protein, with product MPRKTGGSDQAVKTVKRIVALDRARTFITLLVLLHHSVLNYTHFGSGDRMRWLGFDLVVLFNDSFFMACMFLISGLFVHASLARRGPTNFGRHRVWRLGMPFLISIFVLMPVAYYPTFLRYHLPGTTDFNFFHFWWHTLTIGPWPSGPAWFLWVLLALDIVAAVLLSLMPGTAKTFGLLILTLRDRPWKALVALLSLSVAIYLPMHLVFGDTSWLEPGGYPLPIQTSRILLYAGYFLIGVGIGVVRIRDGILAEDGEIAKRWPVWLVFASVFYGAILLLVYVRHNWVVDFNSPSLWWRSAYGLAFALFSAAMAFTVLAVSVRFASSGARVLDAMCPQAYGIFLTHYIFVIWLQYPVYDYSWPAVVKAAVVFAAALSLSWGLTALLRKIPFVARMI from the coding sequence ATGCCGCGCAAGACCGGCGGGAGCGATCAGGCCGTCAAGACGGTCAAGCGCATCGTTGCCCTCGACCGCGCGCGCACCTTCATCACGCTGTTGGTGCTGTTGCATCACTCCGTCCTCAACTACACCCATTTCGGCAGCGGCGACCGTATGCGTTGGCTCGGCTTCGATCTGGTGGTGCTGTTCAATGACAGTTTCTTTATGGCGTGCATGTTCCTGATCTCGGGGCTGTTCGTCCATGCCAGCCTGGCGCGCAGGGGACCGACCAATTTCGGGCGTCATCGCGTCTGGCGGCTCGGAATGCCGTTCTTGATTTCGATCTTCGTGCTGATGCCGGTCGCCTATTACCCGACCTTCCTGCGGTATCATTTGCCCGGCACCACCGATTTCAACTTCTTTCATTTCTGGTGGCATACCTTGACCATCGGACCGTGGCCGTCGGGCCCTGCCTGGTTTCTGTGGGTGCTGCTGGCGCTCGATATCGTCGCCGCCGTGCTGTTGTCGTTGATGCCGGGGACGGCGAAGACGTTCGGTCTGCTGATCCTCACGCTGCGGGACAGGCCATGGAAGGCCTTGGTGGCATTGCTGTCCCTGTCGGTCGCGATCTACCTGCCGATGCATCTGGTCTTCGGTGACACCAGTTGGCTGGAGCCGGGCGGCTATCCGCTGCCGATCCAGACCAGCCGTATCCTGCTGTATGCGGGTTATTTCCTGATCGGCGTGGGCATCGGCGTCGTCCGCATTCGCGACGGCATTTTGGCAGAGGACGGCGAAATCGCAAAACGCTGGCCGGTGTGGCTGGTATTCGCATCGGTGTTCTACGGCGCGATCCTGCTGCTGGTGTACGTCCGCCACAATTGGGTCGTGGATTTCAATTCGCCGTCGCTGTGGTGGCGGTCAGCCTATGGCCTCGCCTTTGCGCTGTTCAGCGCGGCGATGGCGTTTACGGTGCTGGCGGTGTCGGTGCGCTTCGCATCATCCGGCGCGAGGGTGCTCGACGCCATGTGCCCGCAGGCCTACGGCATTTTTCTCACCCACTACATTTTTGTTATCTGGCTGCAATACCCCGTCTACGATTATTCTTGGCCGGCCGTCGTGAAGGCCGCGGTCGTGTTCGCGGCTGCGCTGTCGCTGAGTTGGGGACTCACGGCGCTGCTGCGGAAAATTCCGTTTGTGGCGCGGATGATTTGA